A region of Rhodospirillales bacterium DNA encodes the following proteins:
- a CDS encoding Gfo/Idh/MocA family oxidoreductase yields MSTSVKADTATGPALLVGYGAFGAVHARAWASLGREGALVIADSDAAAREAARRAHPAARVVADWRVALADVAMVDIAAPSDAHAAIALAALDAGRDVFIEKPMAETAADAEAVARRAAASGRIVQVGYVLRVHPVAARLRDVVRRGGVGAPVWIAAEFVSLKRPRRDCGVVRNDAIHFLDLIRWLVGRPPDDVSATLVERLGRGFEDIATITMRWEGGPVARLDASCLLPGDRVDPFVAGGFSRKRIAVTGDAGEAVADFMDDTLGVRPCRMARGADGWWTPEYGTATVDPPAPLSPVGGVAGELRLFIDAVASRAAPDADAASGVDMARVIDAIFASAREGRRVPVAAAGGSWRR; encoded by the coding sequence ATGTCCACCTCCGTCAAGGCCGATACGGCCACCGGTCCCGCGTTGCTCGTCGGCTACGGCGCGTTCGGCGCCGTGCACGCGCGCGCCTGGGCGTCGCTCGGACGCGAGGGCGCGCTGGTGATCGCCGATTCCGACGCGGCCGCGCGCGAGGCGGCGCGGCGCGCGCACCCGGCGGCGCGCGTCGTGGCCGACTGGCGCGTGGCGCTCGCCGATGTCGCGATGGTCGACATCGCCGCGCCGAGCGACGCCCACGCCGCGATCGCGCTGGCGGCGCTCGACGCGGGCCGCGACGTGTTCATCGAGAAGCCGATGGCCGAGACCGCGGCCGACGCGGAGGCCGTCGCGCGCCGCGCCGCGGCGTCGGGCCGGATCGTGCAGGTCGGCTACGTGCTACGCGTCCATCCCGTCGCCGCGCGCCTGCGCGACGTGGTGCGCCGCGGCGGCGTCGGAGCGCCGGTGTGGATCGCCGCCGAGTTCGTCAGCCTCAAACGGCCGCGGCGCGATTGCGGCGTCGTGCGCAACGACGCCATCCATTTTCTCGACCTGATCCGCTGGCTCGTCGGCCGCCCGCCGGACGACGTCTCGGCCACGCTGGTCGAGCGCCTCGGCCGCGGCTTCGAGGACATCGCGACCATCACCATGCGCTGGGAGGGCGGCCCGGTGGCGCGGCTCGACGCGTCGTGCCTGCTGCCGGGCGACCGCGTCGATCCGTTCGTGGCCGGCGGCTTCTCGCGCAAGCGCATCGCCGTCACCGGCGACGCGGGCGAGGCGGTCGCGGATTTCATGGACGACACGCTGGGCGTGCGGCCCTGCCGGATGGCGCGCGGCGCCGACGGCTGGTGGACGCCGGAATACGGCACCGCGACGGTCGATCCGCCGGCGCCGCTGTCGCCGGTCGGCGGCGTCGCCGGCGAGCTGCGCCTGTTCATCGACGCGGTGGCGAGCCGCGCCGCGCCAGACGCCGACGCGGCGTCGGGCGTCGACATGGCGCGCGTGATCGATGCCATCTTCGCGTCGGCGCGCGAGGGGCGTAGGGTGCCCGTCGCGGCGGCGGGAGGATCATGGCGACGATGA
- a CDS encoding tripartite tricarboxylate transporter permease encodes MLDSLAQFGGAFGMFLSPWVIFNVLWATLLGIVIGALPGLTATMGVALMTTLTFTMPHQQAILVLVCIYVGAIYGGSRSAILLNIPGTPASACSTLDGYPLARQGLAGRAMGISTSGSWLGTLFGVLCVATLTPVLAELALTFQSYEFFWIAVFGIVIAGTLSGGDALKGYIAGFLGLWIATIGQEPHYNHQRFAFGMTDLAGGIGLLPALVGAFGVAEVLQAMRAPAAKAVNSAIDSVIPRLSDVFKYWRTILRSGAIGTFIGILPGLGEDTAAWSSYAAARRSSAERDKFGKGSVEGLMAAETGESACVPGAIIPVLTLAVPGSAPAAALMAAMLIHDINPGPMLMVTTPEFFYQIVAMLVIADMSKLFFGLTLVRPLLWILLVPRERLMPIVFVLCTVGAFSITSRVFDIYVMLFFGLVGFILRELKFPMAPMILGLVLGELLESNLTRALVLSDGSLGPFFTRPISGVLAALTIFSILWSVPAAQSAIRGALRGLFRRGARGSA; translated from the coding sequence ATGCTCGACAGCCTCGCGCAGTTCGGCGGCGCCTTCGGGATGTTCCTGTCGCCCTGGGTGATCTTCAACGTGCTGTGGGCGACGCTGCTGGGCATCGTGATCGGCGCCCTGCCCGGCCTGACGGCCACGATGGGCGTCGCGCTGATGACGACACTGACCTTCACCATGCCGCATCAGCAGGCGATCCTGGTGCTGGTCTGCATCTATGTCGGCGCCATCTACGGCGGCAGCCGCAGCGCCATCCTGCTCAACATCCCCGGCACGCCGGCCTCGGCCTGCTCGACGCTCGACGGCTATCCGCTGGCGCGGCAAGGCCTGGCCGGACGCGCCATGGGCATCTCGACCAGCGGCTCGTGGCTGGGCACGCTGTTCGGGGTGCTGTGCGTGGCGACGCTGACGCCGGTGCTGGCCGAGCTGGCGCTGACCTTCCAGAGCTACGAGTTCTTCTGGATCGCCGTGTTCGGCATCGTGATCGCCGGCACGCTGTCGGGCGGCGACGCGCTGAAGGGCTATATCGCCGGCTTCCTCGGGCTGTGGATCGCCACGATCGGCCAGGAGCCGCACTACAACCACCAGCGCTTCGCCTTCGGCATGACCGATCTGGCGGGCGGGATCGGCCTGCTGCCGGCGCTGGTCGGCGCGTTCGGCGTCGCCGAGGTGCTGCAGGCGATGCGCGCGCCGGCCGCCAAGGCGGTCAACAGCGCCATCGACTCGGTGATCCCGCGCCTCTCCGACGTGTTCAAGTACTGGCGCACCATCCTGCGCTCGGGCGCGATCGGCACGTTCATCGGCATCCTGCCGGGGCTTGGCGAGGATACCGCGGCCTGGTCGTCCTACGCCGCCGCCCGTCGCTCGAGCGCCGAGCGCGACAAGTTCGGCAAGGGATCGGTCGAGGGGCTGATGGCGGCGGAGACCGGCGAGAGCGCCTGCGTGCCGGGCGCCATCATCCCGGTGCTGACCTTGGCGGTGCCGGGCTCCGCGCCGGCGGCGGCGCTGATGGCGGCGATGTTGATCCACGACATCAACCCCGGCCCGATGCTGATGGTGACGACGCCGGAGTTCTTCTACCAGATCGTCGCCATGCTCGTGATCGCCGACATGAGCAAGCTGTTCTTCGGCCTGACGCTGGTGCGGCCGCTGCTGTGGATCCTGCTGGTGCCGCGCGAGCGGCTGATGCCGATCGTGTTCGTGCTCTGCACCGTGGGCGCGTTCTCGATCACCAGCCGGGTGTTCGACATCTACGTCATGCTGTTCTTCGGCCTGGTCGGATTCATCCTGCGCGAACTCAAATTCCCGATGGCGCCGATGATCCTCGGGCTGGTGCTGGGCGAGCTTCTGGAGAGCAATCTGACGCGTGCGCTGGTGCTGTCCGACGGCTCCCTCGGGCCGTTCTTCACGCGGCCGATCAGCGGCGTGCTGGCGGCGCTGACGATCTTCTCGATCCTGTGGTCGGTTCCGGCGGCCCAGTCCGCCATCCGCGGCGCCCTGCGCGGGCTGTTCCGCCGCGGCGCCCGCGGATCGGCGTAG
- a CDS encoding Rdx family protein, whose protein sequence is MNARGVGDVEIAPGRSGQFDIVVDGRLAFSRHDTGRFPTDEEIDATVGL, encoded by the coding sequence CTGAACGCGCGCGGCGTCGGCGACGTCGAGATCGCGCCGGGGCGCAGCGGGCAGTTCGACATCGTCGTCGACGGCCGGCTGGCGTTCTCGCGCCACGACACCGGCCGCTTTCCCACCGACGAGGAGATCGACGCGACCGTCGGCCTGTAG
- a CDS encoding lysine-2,3-aminomutase-like protein translates to MSAGTAPKATSRRRDPTARDLDALVAAGALPPDALAGAAGTALRRVADEFAIAVTPEMLALIAGGPETDPIARQFVPMAAEAVTLPEELADPIGDLAHEPVKGIVHRYPDRVLLKPLHACPVYCRFCFRREQVGPGGAALDDSGLDAALDYIRARPAVWEVVVTGGDPFMLAPRRVSRIVAALDAIPHVAVVRFHTRVPVVDPGRVDAALLDALAARRVAVYVGIHTNHVRELTPAARGAVALMADRGLPLLSQTVLLKGVNDTAESLEALFRALVACRVRPYYLHHPDLARGTSHFRVTIEEGRALMRALRGRLSGLCLPTYVLDIPGGAGKSPIGPEYLSRTSDGLEVEDFSGRRHRYPPA, encoded by the coding sequence ATGTCCGCCGGAACCGCTCCCAAGGCCACGTCACGCCGCCGCGATCCGACCGCGCGCGACCTCGACGCGCTGGTCGCGGCCGGGGCGCTGCCGCCGGACGCGCTCGCGGGCGCCGCCGGAACGGCGCTGCGGCGCGTCGCGGACGAATTCGCCATCGCGGTGACGCCGGAGATGCTGGCCCTGATCGCGGGTGGACCGGAGACCGATCCGATCGCGCGCCAGTTCGTGCCGATGGCGGCCGAGGCGGTGACGCTGCCGGAGGAACTGGCCGATCCGATCGGCGATCTCGCGCATGAGCCGGTCAAGGGGATCGTCCACCGCTACCCCGACCGCGTGCTGCTGAAGCCGCTGCACGCCTGCCCGGTGTACTGCCGGTTCTGCTTCCGGCGCGAGCAGGTCGGGCCCGGCGGCGCCGCGCTCGACGATTCCGGCCTCGACGCGGCGCTCGACTACATCCGGGCGCGCCCGGCGGTGTGGGAGGTGGTCGTCACCGGCGGCGATCCGTTCATGCTGGCGCCGCGGCGCGTTTCGCGCATCGTCGCGGCGCTGGACGCCATCCCGCATGTCGCCGTCGTCCGCTTCCACACGCGCGTGCCGGTGGTCGATCCCGGCCGCGTCGACGCCGCGCTGCTGGACGCGCTCGCCGCGCGCCGCGTCGCGGTCTATGTCGGAATCCACACCAACCATGTCCGCGAGCTGACGCCGGCGGCGCGGGGTGCGGTCGCGCTGATGGCCGACCGCGGCCTGCCGCTGCTGTCGCAGACCGTGCTGCTCAAAGGCGTCAACGACACCGCCGAGTCGCTCGAGGCGCTGTTCCGCGCGCTGGTCGCCTGCCGGGTGCGGCCGTACTACCTGCACCATCCCGATCTGGCGCGCGGCACCTCGCATTTCCGCGTCACGATCGAGGAGGGCCGCGCGCTGATGCGGGCCCTGCGCGGGCGCCTCTCCGGCCTGTGCCTGCCGACCTACGTGCTCGACATCCCCGGCGGCGCCGGCAAGAGCCCGATCGGGCCGGAATACCTGTCGCGGACGTCCGACGGGCTGGAGGTCGAGGATTTCAGCGGCCGTCGCCACCGCTATCCGCCGGCATGA
- a CDS encoding mandelate racemase — protein MTDAPTLKLESVERFERDVTLRLPFRFGVITVTRSTQAVIRATISLPDGRRSTGVAAESLGAKWFDKNPAYSDAQNLDQLRQALDVAIGLYRARGWSTAFGLYAGTYREQLARGAALDLVPLVASYGPALLDRAILDALGRALGLSFDAMIRANVPGITVTDLTPDLAGWDVPRFLDALRPGDAIAVRHTVGLVDPIVAADQKPDERVGDGLPETLEEVVRHYGGRHYKLKVQGDVAADIDRLSRIAAVLDRDAGAYVATLDGNEQYDSVDGVAELWRRMRETPALRRLVDAILFIEQPIKRAVALSRPVDALARERPLIVDESDGELDTFPAARALGYAGVSSKNCKGFYKSILNAARVAKLNAEAGAARFFMSAEDLTTLAGVSVQQDLALVSLLGMTHVERNGHHFIDGMSFAPAAEQRSFAAAHPDLYDMSGGVARLRIEGGGLRLGSLRCPGFAVAGETDFAALRAMAPAPSGRIAPANPGGKP, from the coding sequence ATGACCGACGCGCCGACCCTGAAACTCGAATCGGTCGAGCGTTTCGAGCGCGACGTGACGCTGCGCCTGCCGTTCCGGTTCGGCGTGATCACCGTCACGCGCTCCACCCAGGCCGTGATCCGGGCGACGATATCGCTGCCCGACGGCCGCCGTTCGACCGGCGTCGCCGCGGAGTCGCTGGGCGCCAAATGGTTCGACAAGAATCCCGCCTACAGCGACGCGCAGAACCTCGACCAGCTGCGACAGGCGCTGGACGTGGCGATCGGGCTCTACAGGGCGCGCGGCTGGAGCACGGCGTTCGGCCTCTACGCCGGCACCTACCGCGAGCAGCTCGCCCGCGGCGCGGCGCTCGACCTCGTGCCGCTGGTCGCGTCGTATGGTCCGGCGCTGCTCGACCGCGCGATCCTCGACGCGCTCGGCCGCGCGCTCGGCCTGTCGTTCGACGCCATGATCCGCGCCAACGTGCCCGGCATCACCGTCACGGACCTCACGCCCGACCTCGCGGGTTGGGATGTGCCGCGCTTCCTCGACGCGCTGCGGCCCGGCGACGCGATCGCGGTGCGCCACACCGTCGGTCTGGTCGATCCGATCGTCGCCGCCGACCAGAAGCCGGACGAGCGCGTCGGCGACGGGCTGCCGGAGACGCTGGAGGAGGTGGTGCGCCACTACGGCGGACGCCACTACAAGCTGAAGGTGCAGGGCGACGTCGCCGCCGACATCGACCGCCTCTCGCGCATCGCCGCCGTGCTGGACCGCGACGCCGGCGCCTATGTCGCCACCCTGGACGGCAACGAGCAATACGACTCCGTCGACGGCGTCGCGGAGCTGTGGCGGCGCATGAGGGAGACGCCGGCGCTGCGCCGCCTCGTCGACGCCATCCTGTTCATCGAGCAGCCGATCAAGCGCGCCGTGGCGCTGTCGCGGCCGGTCGACGCGCTGGCCCGCGAGCGGCCTCTGATCGTCGACGAGTCGGACGGCGAGCTGGACACGTTCCCGGCGGCGCGCGCGCTGGGCTACGCCGGCGTCAGCAGCAAGAACTGCAAGGGCTTCTACAAGTCGATCCTCAACGCCGCGCGGGTGGCGAAGCTCAACGCCGAGGCCGGCGCGGCGCGCTTCTTCATGTCGGCCGAGGACCTCACGACGCTGGCCGGCGTCAGCGTGCAGCAGGATCTGGCGCTGGTGTCGCTGCTGGGCATGACCCATGTCGAGCGCAACGGCCACCACTTCATCGACGGCATGTCGTTCGCGCCGGCGGCGGAGCAGCGTTCCTTCGCGGCGGCCCATCCGGACCTCTACGACATGTCCGGCGGCGTCGCGCGGCTGCGCATCGAGGGCGGCGGGCTGCGCCTGGGCTCGCTGCGCTGTCCCGGTTTCGCGGTCGCCGGCGAGACCGACTTCGCGGCCCTGCGCGCCATGGCGCCGGCGCCGTCCGGGCGCATCGCGCCGGCCAACCCCGGAGGCAAGCCGTGA
- a CDS encoding sugar phosphate isomerase/epimerase has product MRLSLCNEVVRELDFARQCALAAALGYQGLEIAPFTLGDDAWRMPAARRAALRRAMADSGIACSGLHWLLVAPAGLSITSADPDVWNRTVDIMRRLVELCADLGGTYMVHGSPAQRRVGDTSDPAAARARGEAAWVAVAADCAAAGVTYCIEPLSAPETDFVNTLAEAAGIVRRIDHPRIRTMIDTLAASNMEAEPVADAIRRWMPSGLLAHVQLNDRNRRGPGQGDDRFAPVLRALRDTGYDGWIAMEPFEYAPDGPTCAAASVAYVRGLLEALS; this is encoded by the coding sequence ATGAGGCTTTCACTGTGCAACGAGGTGGTCCGCGAGCTCGATTTCGCGCGGCAATGCGCGCTGGCGGCGGCGCTGGGCTACCAGGGTCTGGAGATCGCGCCGTTCACGCTGGGCGACGACGCCTGGCGCATGCCGGCCGCGCGCCGCGCGGCGCTGCGCCGCGCCATGGCGGATTCCGGGATCGCGTGCAGCGGTCTGCACTGGCTGCTGGTCGCGCCGGCAGGGCTGTCCATCACCTCGGCGGATCCCGACGTGTGGAACCGCACGGTCGACATCATGCGCCGGCTGGTCGAGCTCTGCGCCGACCTCGGCGGGACGTACATGGTGCATGGATCGCCGGCCCAGCGCCGCGTCGGCGACACGTCCGATCCCGCCGCCGCGCGGGCGCGCGGCGAAGCGGCGTGGGTGGCGGTCGCGGCCGACTGCGCGGCCGCCGGCGTCACGTACTGCATCGAGCCGTTGAGCGCGCCGGAGACCGATTTCGTGAACACGCTGGCGGAGGCCGCCGGCATCGTGCGCCGGATCGACCATCCGCGAATCCGCACGATGATCGACACGCTGGCGGCGTCGAACATGGAGGCGGAGCCGGTCGCCGACGCGATCCGCCGCTGGATGCCGTCGGGATTGCTGGCGCACGTCCAGCTCAACGACCGCAACCGCCGCGGGCCGGGGCAGGGCGACGACCGCTTCGCGCCGGTTCTGCGGGCGCTGCGCGACACCGGCTACGACGGCTGGATCGCGATGGAGCCGTTCGAGTACGCGCCCGACGGTCCGACCTGCGCGGCGGCGAGCGTGGCCTATGTGCGCGGTCTGCTGGAGGCCCTGTCGTGA
- the msrB gene encoding peptide-methionine (R)-S-oxide reductase MsrB: MAAVKDETYPVQKPDAEWQKELTPEQYKVLRKHATERAGTSPLDKEYREGAFVCAGCGHPLFDSAHKYDSGTGWPSFWDPKDGAVGRTVDRSWFMTRTEIHCANCGGHLGHVFDDGPPPTGQRYCMNGVAMKFTPKG, translated from the coding sequence ATGGCCGCCGTGAAGGACGAGACCTATCCCGTTCAGAAACCCGACGCCGAATGGCAGAAGGAGCTCACGCCGGAGCAGTACAAGGTGTTGCGCAAGCACGCCACGGAACGCGCCGGCACCAGCCCGCTCGACAAGGAATACCGCGAGGGCGCGTTCGTCTGCGCCGGCTGCGGCCACCCGTTGTTCGACAGCGCCCACAAGTACGACAGCGGCACGGGCTGGCCGAGCTTCTGGGATCCCAAGGACGGCGCCGTCGGCAGGACGGTCGACCGCAGCTGGTTCATGACCCGGACGGAGATCCACTGCGCCAATTGCGGCGGCCATCTCGGGCACGTCTTCGACGACGGCCCGCCGCCGACCGGCCAGCGCTACTGCATGAACGGCGTGGCGATGAAGTTCACGCCCAAGGGCTGA
- a CDS encoding porin, which yields MTRIVRALATFCAVAMPVFAATAADPIRLEVGGYYAGVAAVQSKMRDRSQPVSTRLRPTGITYEGELHFRGVAKLDNGWEVGVRIELEAWSQPAGGDQLDEEFIFVRTSHGEVQFGATDGAAYKLHVSLPTAAPMHGVDDPFMLAIRQPARNLAVLGGSLAGSDAPNAGDSTKITYLSPTWRGIGVGISYTPSYSPSAGPGACGFRGGGGAAGVCPRNGGQWVNGVEAAMRYAGVIGAVDFSASVGGLRARFDGGPSGVAGTTQKRIGAGVNLGWRGVTLGAAIMADNQGLRGDYDLLQWGVAATYRDGRWVYGVGFTRVSAGTGAPGRPDRAVLLDVSAAYELGPGIVLFGGLQLTRSTSANPANEGKGGALYAGSRLTF from the coding sequence ATGACGCGGATCGTCCGCGCACTCGCGACGTTCTGTGCCGTGGCGATGCCGGTGTTTGCGGCTACCGCCGCCGACCCGATCCGTCTGGAGGTCGGCGGCTACTACGCCGGCGTGGCGGCCGTGCAGTCGAAGATGCGCGACCGCTCGCAGCCGGTCTCGACGCGGTTGCGTCCGACCGGGATCACCTACGAGGGCGAGCTTCATTTCCGGGGCGTGGCCAAACTCGACAACGGCTGGGAGGTCGGTGTCCGGATCGAGCTCGAAGCGTGGTCGCAGCCGGCCGGCGGCGATCAGCTCGACGAGGAGTTTATCTTCGTCCGCACGTCCCACGGCGAGGTGCAGTTCGGCGCCACGGACGGCGCGGCCTACAAGCTGCACGTCTCCTTGCCGACGGCGGCGCCGATGCACGGCGTCGACGATCCGTTCATGCTCGCCATCCGCCAGCCCGCGCGCAACCTGGCGGTCCTCGGCGGTTCGTTGGCCGGCTCCGACGCGCCCAACGCCGGCGACTCGACCAAGATCACGTACCTCTCGCCGACGTGGCGCGGCATCGGCGTCGGCATCAGCTACACGCCGTCCTACAGCCCGTCCGCCGGACCGGGCGCGTGCGGTTTCCGCGGCGGCGGCGGCGCGGCCGGCGTCTGTCCGCGCAACGGCGGCCAGTGGGTCAACGGCGTCGAGGCCGCCATGCGCTACGCCGGCGTGATCGGCGCGGTCGATTTCTCCGCCAGCGTCGGCGGCCTGCGGGCGCGCTTCGACGGCGGTCCGTCCGGCGTCGCGGGCACGACCCAGAAGCGGATCGGCGCCGGCGTGAATCTCGGCTGGCGCGGGGTCACGCTCGGCGCCGCCATCATGGCCGACAACCAGGGCCTGCGCGGCGACTACGATCTGCTGCAATGGGGCGTCGCGGCCACCTACCGCGACGGACGCTGGGTCTACGGCGTCGGCTTCACCCGCGTCTCGGCCGGCACCGGCGCGCCGGGCCGTCCCGACCGCGCCGTCCTGCTCGACGTCAGCGCGGCCTACGAGTTGGGGCCCGGAATCGTGCTGTTCGGCGGCCTCCAGCTCACGCGCTCGACCAGCGCCAATCCCGCGAACGAGGGCAAGGGCGGCGCGCTCTACGCCGGCTCCCGGCTGACCTTCTGA
- a CDS encoding tripartite tricarboxylate transporter TctB family protein, translated as MSDLPPPSVLPSEEPLPPRYDMWTAAVFFAIGVSIVWMSIQMPTFREQKGEIYTAPGLVPGLHGCVVVLLSLWLAARAWSRARAAPAGTGTGAASKREGYSDARMFGAAALCVAFAAGLVGRLPFWLAASVFVFAFTTLFEWRAGATAAERVRRLAIAAALGAGTGLFVTVVFEKVFLVRLP; from the coding sequence ATGTCCGATCTTCCGCCGCCGTCCGTCCTGCCCAGCGAGGAGCCGCTGCCGCCGCGCTACGACATGTGGACCGCGGCGGTGTTCTTCGCGATCGGCGTCTCCATCGTCTGGATGTCCATCCAGATGCCGACGTTCCGCGAGCAGAAGGGCGAGATCTACACCGCGCCGGGACTAGTGCCGGGGCTGCATGGCTGCGTCGTCGTGCTGCTCAGCCTGTGGCTGGCGGCGCGCGCCTGGTCTCGCGCCAGGGCCGCGCCGGCGGGGACGGGGACCGGCGCCGCGTCCAAGCGCGAGGGCTACAGCGACGCGCGCATGTTCGGCGCCGCGGCGCTGTGCGTCGCCTTCGCGGCCGGGCTGGTCGGCCGGCTGCCGTTCTGGCTGGCCGCGTCCGTCTTCGTGTTCGCGTTCACCACCTTGTTCGAATGGCGCGCCGGCGCCACGGCCGCCGAGCGCGTCCGGCGGCTGGCGATCGCGGCGGCGCTGGGCGCCGGCACCGGGCTCTTCGTGACCGTGGTGTTCGAGAAGGTCTTTCTCGTGCGGCTGCCGTAG
- a CDS encoding alpha/beta hydrolase, with protein sequence MTEAADPLLISPVPGVALKRATANGLTMRYAEAGSGPLVLFCHGWPESWYSWRHQIVALAAAGFRCVAPDMRGYGGTDAPDEIERYTLLHMAGDMVELGKQLGESQAVIVGHDWGAPVAWNAAMLRPDVFRAVVGMSVPYAPPGHVDFLDSLDKAGIKTFYIQYFQKPGVAEAELERDIRATLRMLNFTASGDNKERGKGFAVLPPGGGLLSNCADPATLPAWLSEADLDYYTGEFTRTGFRGGLNWYRNMTRGWRLFGPWRGQPIHQPSMFIAGSRDGVLHFPASQAQIEAFPRTLPGIRGSHIVEGAGHWIQRERADTVNGLLIEFLRGL encoded by the coding sequence ATGACCGAAGCCGCCGATCCCCTGCTGATCTCGCCCGTGCCGGGCGTCGCGCTCAAGCGCGCCACGGCCAACGGCCTGACCATGCGCTACGCCGAGGCCGGCAGCGGCCCGCTGGTGCTGTTCTGCCACGGCTGGCCGGAGAGCTGGTATTCGTGGCGGCACCAGATCGTGGCGCTCGCCGCCGCCGGCTTCCGCTGCGTGGCCCCCGACATGCGCGGCTACGGCGGCACCGACGCGCCCGACGAGATCGAGCGCTACACGCTGCTCCACATGGCCGGCGACATGGTCGAGCTGGGCAAGCAGCTCGGCGAGAGCCAGGCGGTGATCGTCGGCCACGACTGGGGCGCGCCGGTGGCGTGGAATGCCGCGATGCTGCGGCCGGACGTGTTCCGCGCCGTGGTCGGCATGAGCGTGCCCTACGCGCCGCCGGGCCATGTCGATTTCCTCGATTCGCTCGACAAGGCCGGCATCAAGACGTTCTACATCCAGTACTTCCAGAAGCCCGGCGTGGCCGAGGCCGAGCTCGAGCGCGACATCCGCGCGACGCTTCGCATGCTGAATTTCACCGCCAGCGGCGACAACAAGGAGCGCGGCAAGGGCTTCGCGGTGCTGCCTCCGGGCGGCGGCCTGCTGAGCAACTGCGCCGATCCCGCGACCCTGCCGGCGTGGTTGAGCGAGGCCGACCTCGACTACTACACCGGCGAGTTCACGCGCACGGGCTTCCGCGGCGGGCTCAACTGGTACCGCAACATGACCCGCGGCTGGCGCCTGTTCGGCCCGTGGCGCGGCCAGCCGATCCACCAGCCCTCCATGTTCATCGCCGGAAGCCGCGACGGTGTCCTCCACTTCCCGGCGTCGCAGGCGCAGATCGAGGCGTTCCCCCGGACGCTGCCGGGCATCCGCGGCAGCCACATCGTCGAGGGCGCCGGACATTGGATCCAGCGCGAGCGCGCCGACACGGTGAACGGGCTGCTGATCGAGTTCCTGCGCGGGCTGTGA
- a CDS encoding tripartite tricarboxylate transporter substrate binding protein codes for MKRVLGAAIGATLGLFAAAASAQAPAWKPDRPVTIVVPWAAGGSTDQMARIVAVELEQAFGQKFVVVNQPGASGSVGTKNAMEAAKDGYTWAAGAAADVGTYKVLGMLDSELKNWHLFFAVANVTAVAAHPSAPFKDFAQFMAILKEKGDSVPVATAGLSSAGHNFMESMKAASGIKYKHVTYNGGAPAVTATVAGETQAVSQLLVEMSEHIKAKRLIPLAVLAEKPVVLEGFGELQPTAKWLPKMPAPLNYFGIWIPKGAPDNVVKAMEAVWKDKISKSAALQKYAASRSALFAPLYGAEAEAEAFKMVRQTAWLYFDGGKAKVSPDTLGIPRL; via the coding sequence ATGAAGCGCGTTCTCGGCGCCGCGATCGGCGCGACTTTGGGACTGTTCGCCGCCGCCGCGTCGGCGCAGGCGCCCGCCTGGAAGCCGGACCGGCCGGTGACCATCGTCGTGCCGTGGGCGGCCGGCGGTTCGACCGACCAGATGGCGCGCATCGTCGCGGTCGAGCTCGAGCAGGCGTTCGGCCAGAAGTTCGTCGTCGTCAACCAGCCCGGCGCCTCCGGATCGGTCGGCACCAAGAACGCGATGGAGGCGGCCAAAGACGGCTACACCTGGGCGGCCGGCGCCGCCGCCGACGTCGGCACCTACAAGGTGCTGGGCATGCTCGATAGCGAGCTCAAGAACTGGCACCTGTTCTTCGCGGTCGCCAACGTCACGGCGGTCGCCGCCCATCCCAGCGCGCCGTTCAAGGATTTCGCCCAGTTCATGGCGATCCTGAAGGAGAAGGGCGACTCGGTGCCGGTGGCGACCGCCGGCCTGTCGTCGGCCGGGCACAATTTCATGGAGTCGATGAAGGCCGCGTCGGGGATCAAGTACAAGCACGTCACCTACAACGGCGGCGCGCCTGCGGTCACCGCCACGGTCGCCGGCGAGACCCAGGCCGTGTCGCAGCTGCTGGTCGAGATGTCCGAGCACATCAAGGCCAAGCGGCTGATCCCGCTGGCGGTGCTGGCCGAGAAGCCGGTCGTCCTCGAGGGCTTCGGGGAGCTCCAGCCGACCGCGAAATGGCTGCCGAAGATGCCGGCGCCGCTGAACTATTTCGGCATCTGGATCCCCAAGGGCGCGCCCGACAACGTCGTGAAGGCGATGGAGGCCGTCTGGAAGGACAAGATCTCGAAGTCGGCGGCGCTGCAGAAATACGCCGCCTCGCGCAGCGCGCTGTTCGCGCCGCTCTACGGCGCCGAGGCCGAGGCCGAGGCGTTCAAGATGGTTCGCCAGACCGCGTGGCTCTACTTCGACGGCGGCAAGGCCAAGGTGTCGCCGGACACGCTGGGCATTCCGCGCCTCTAG